ACTGTCCAGCGAAGAGCCCCAGTGGAACCTGAGTTCGGCCATCTTCCTTCTTCTCTCTCGGTCTCGGGTGTGGTCGCGCGTGCGGGCGGGGCTCTACGCGACCGGATCGGGCACGCGCGGCGCGGCGGAGGTGCGCAGGGTCAGCGACGCGAACAGGCGGGTCAGCCAGTCGCGGGTCCCCTCCGGGGAGTCCGTGCCGACGATCCCGGCGAGCGCGGTCTCGTGCGCGCCGTACGTGACGTGGTCGGGCAGCGGGGCGCCGGCCGGCAGCTCGTACCAGGTGACGGTCTCCGGGGCGGACCGGAAGTCCTCGGCCCCGTCGAAGCCCTCGAAGAAGCCCGCGCCGAGGTGGTGCCCGGGGTGCACGAACCAGCCGTACCAGGCGCGCTCGGCGGGCGGCTCGGGCAGCGTGCCCGCGACCGGCTCGCCGGTCAGGACGCGCAGCTCGAAGGAGGGCAGGTGGATGCCGGTGGCCAGCTCGAAGGTGTCCACGACGTCGGCGCCGCCGACCCGGTTGCCGACCTCCAGGAAGACCGGGTCGGTCCCGTCGAGGATGGCCTCCAGGTGGAAGCTGCCGTCCTCGATGCGTACGGCGGCCAGCGCGGCGGCGACCCAGTCGCGCAGCGCGTCCGTCAGCTCGAACTGGAAGGAGCCCATCGGGACGCCCTGCGCGTACCGCAGGCAGGTGCCCACGTACTCGCTGGCGCCCAGGGCGAGCACGGTGCCGCGCTCGACCAGGCCGTCGAAGTGCAGGATCGGGCCCTCGACGAACTCCTCGACCTCGTGCTCCGGCAGGCCGCGGCCGTCCTCGTCGATCGACGGGACGCCGCTGCGCCGCCCGGCGAGGGCCGCGTGGGCCTCGGCCGCGCTGTCGAAGACGACGACGTCGACGCTGGAGGCGCCCCGGTGCGGCTTGAGGACCGTCTTCCCCGTCCAGGGGGACGCCCCGCCGGCGGCGAGGAAGTCCTCCACGGGCAGGAAGCGCGGCACGCGCAGCCCGGCGGCCCCGACCGCCCGCTTCATCAGGACCTTGTCGCGGGCGAGTTCGACCTGCTCGACGGTGGCGCCCTCGACCCCGAGGTCGGCGCGCAGCCGGGCGGCGTCGAGGAGTTCGTACTCGGACATCGAGATCACCCGGTCGAAGCCGCGGGGCTCCGCTTCGAGCCAGGCCCGTGCCTCGTCGTAGGGCGCGCCCGTGCCGGGGCGCTCGACCCGCTCGCAGCGCAGGTCCTCGGGGAGGGTGTCGAGCGCGGCCCGCTTGCCGAAGTAGGTGACCTCGTGCAGCTCGTGGTCGATGCCCCGGTGGTAGGCGATCTTCGGGTACGGCACGCGGTGCAGGACCAGGATCCTCATCGGGCTGCCTCCATCATGGTGGTCGGTTCGAGGGGTGCCGCGGCGGCGCGCTCCTGGGCGCGGGGTCCCCGGCCGGTGCTCGCGTCGAGCGCGTCGGGCCAGGCGTCCCGCAGGGTGCGGACGACCTCGCTCATGTCGGCGCCGGCGGCGGTCAGGACCACGCAGCCCTGGGCGGCGAAGTCGGCGTTGTCCCGGGCGGTGGCGTGCAGCTCGCGCCGGGCCGGGGACAGCCAGGCGAACTCCTTCACGGCGAGCTCGTGCGGGAGCAGGCCGTGGGCGGCGGCGGTCGCCGCGACCGCGTCCTCGAAGGGGGTCGCGCCGGGGGCGACGTCCGCCGGGGCGAAGGCCCGGTCGGTCCGCACGCCCAGCATCACCGTGGCGGCCGAGCACAGCGGCTCGGGCAGGGCGGATCCCGCCGTGATCCCGAAGGCCGCGTCGACCCAGCGGTGGTAGAAGTCGATGCCGTAGACCCAGCGCGCGAGCGACCAGATCTTCATGCCCGCCGGGCGCCGGTTGGGCTCGACGACCGCCGTGCCGCTGGCGTCGTCGCTGAGCCGGATCTCGTTGTGGAAGGGCCCGTCGACCTGCCCGACCAGCCAGTTCACCTGCCGGCCGGCCCGCTCGACGGCGGACCGCTCGGCGTGGTTGAGCCGGGCGGGCAGGATCTGCGCGACCTCGACGGGGTAGCGTCCGGTCGCGCTGACCTTCTCGGTGACGAAGGAGACCTGGCCGAGTCCGTCGAAGGAGTACTCCCGCCGGTAGGGCAGCAGTTGCTCGCAGATGACCCCGCCCTCCAGGTACGGGCCCACCTCGGCGAACGCGGCGTCCAGGGAGTCGCCGGGCCGGACCACGACCACGCCCCGGTTGTTGCCCTCCTTGGTCGGCTTCACCACGAAGCCGTCGGGGTGGCTGCGGGCGAAGTCCGCGAGTCCTTCCCGGGAGTCGACCGTGACGAAGTCGGGCACGAGCAGCCGCTGGGCGGCGAGCAGCTTGTGGTGGGCCGCCTCGCTGAGCCGGTACTCGTGCTTGCAGAAGGCCCCGCCGGCGAGCTCCGCCGAGTCGATCCGCAGGCCGAGGCGCTCCAGGAGCACGGCGCCGCTCTGGACCGCGTTATCGGAGAAGACGACGCCGGCCCGGAACTCCGCGCGCCGGGGCCCGAGGAGGCGCTCGGCCGTCTCGACGAAGTCGGGGCTCAGCGGGTCGAGGTCGATCACCTCGTCGCAGATCTCGGCGTCGACGGCGCTCGGGTCGGCCCGGATGAGGGTGACCTCGGTGCCGTGCCGCTCGCGGGCGTACGCGCTCATGTGGCGCACGTCGTCCACGCGGGACAGGTTGTAGTCGATGATCAGGAACCGGCCGGTCGATCGGCTCACCGCGGACCCCCACTCTCCTGGCTCTCGTACTGGATGTCGATGGCGTGCGCGGACGCGCGCGCCAGTTCGGGGAAGAGGCGGCCGGCCTCGCCGCGCGGGTAGCGCCACAGCAGCTGCCCGAGGAAGACCTCGCGGGCGGTGGCGTCGACCGTGTCGCCGGCCTTGAGCAGCAGGTGGGTGACGACGGGTTCGAGCGGCAGCTCCTCGCTGTTCACCCGCACCGAGGCGATACGCCCCTTCTCGGCGAAGAAGACCCGGAAGAAGGTGGCGTTCTCCGTCGGCGTCTCGCCGTCGGCGGTGTAGGAGAGCGAGGCGATCCGCTCGTCGAAGCCCTCCGGCGCGAGGAGCGAGTCGATCCACAGGTCGAGCAGGCTCGCGCCGCCGGTGAGCTCCCGGGTGCTGTGGGAGATCAGGCTGCCGCCGACCCTCGGGTTGATCTCGATGAGGTCCCAGCGGGCCCCCTCGGGACGGTCGGCGTCGTACCGGGCCTCGATGTGGAAGCAGCCCCGGCGCAGGTCGAGCTCGTCGAGCAGCCGGCGCACCCAGGCGATGCCCGCGGCGCGCTCGGCGGCCGTGACGCTCACCGGCGGGCTGGTGCAGGCGTTCTCCAGGACGGTGCCGGCCGTCTCGGTCACCTCGCACTTCTCGTGCAGGGCGACCACGTGGGCCGAGCGCTCGGTCACGACCACCTCGAAGCTGAACTCCCGCCCGGGCAGGTAGTCCTCGACGAGGAAGGTGAGGCCGTCGTCCCCGAAGGCCGAGGCGTAGACGGTGTCGTCACGCGACTCGGCCGTGATCCGCTCGACGTCCGCCCAGGTGGTGGCGGCGGTGAGCGGGAAGGCCCCGTAGGAGGCGATGCCGCTGACCGGCTTGACGAAGTGGCGGCCCCCGTCCGCCTGGCGGTCGGCCAGCGAGGCGGGGGTGAGCTCGGTGGCCCGGACCCGGGTGAGTCCCGCGTCGAACAGCCGGTTGCGCAGACCGAGTTTGTCGCGCAGGCCCAGGACCTGCTTCTCGCCGAGGTCGCCCACCCCGAGCGTCTCGTTGGCGAGGGACATCAGATGGCGGTAGCCCTCCCAGACCGTGACGCAGGCGAGGACGGTCTCGCCCTGCCGGCGGAGGTCTGCGAGGCAGGTCTCCACGTCCTGGTGGGTCAGGACGTGCTCGTCGGCGGCGGTGACGCGGTCGGCGAGCCGCCGCAGGTCGTCCAGCCGCCCGGGGTGGGCCGGCTCGGG
The DNA window shown above is from Streptomyces showdoensis and carries:
- a CDS encoding ATP-grasp domain-containing protein codes for the protein MRILVLHRVPYPKIAYHRGIDHELHEVTYFGKRAALDTLPEDLRCERVERPGTGAPYDEARAWLEAEPRGFDRVISMSEYELLDAARLRADLGVEGATVEQVELARDKVLMKRAVGAAGLRVPRFLPVEDFLAAGGASPWTGKTVLKPHRGASSVDVVVFDSAAEAHAALAGRRSGVPSIDEDGRGLPEHEVEEFVEGPILHFDGLVERGTVLALGASEYVGTCLRYAQGVPMGSFQFELTDALRDWVAAALAAVRIEDGSFHLEAILDGTDPVFLEVGNRVGGADVVDTFELATGIHLPSFELRVLTGEPVAGTLPEPPAERAWYGWFVHPGHHLGAGFFEGFDGAEDFRSAPETVTWYELPAGAPLPDHVTYGAHETALAGIVGTDSPEGTRDWLTRLFASLTLRTSAAPRVPDPVA
- a CDS encoding ATP-grasp domain-containing protein translates to MSRSTGRFLIIDYNLSRVDDVRHMSAYARERHGTEVTLIRADPSAVDAEICDEVIDLDPLSPDFVETAERLLGPRRAEFRAGVVFSDNAVQSGAVLLERLGLRIDSAELAGGAFCKHEYRLSEAAHHKLLAAQRLLVPDFVTVDSREGLADFARSHPDGFVVKPTKEGNNRGVVVVRPGDSLDAAFAEVGPYLEGGVICEQLLPYRREYSFDGLGQVSFVTEKVSATGRYPVEVAQILPARLNHAERSAVERAGRQVNWLVGQVDGPFHNEIRLSDDASGTAVVEPNRRPAGMKIWSLARWVYGIDFYHRWVDAAFGITAGSALPEPLCSAATVMLGVRTDRAFAPADVAPGATPFEDAVAATAAAHGLLPHELAVKEFAWLSPARRELHATARDNADFAAQGCVVLTAAGADMSEVVRTLRDAWPDALDASTGRGPRAQERAAAAPLEPTTMMEAAR
- a CDS encoding ATP-grasp domain-containing protein — protein: MHKQHTGGGILLLSHVGFSFVEDLAEALGARGLKTFVLSSRPEPAHPGRLDDLRRLADRVTAADEHVLTHQDVETCLADLRRQGETVLACVTVWEGYRHLMSLANETLGVGDLGEKQVLGLRDKLGLRNRLFDAGLTRVRATELTPASLADRQADGGRHFVKPVSGIASYGAFPLTAATTWADVERITAESRDDTVYASAFGDDGLTFLVEDYLPGREFSFEVVVTERSAHVVALHEKCEVTETAGTVLENACTSPPVSVTAAERAAGIAWVRRLLDELDLRRGCFHIEARYDADRPEGARWDLIEINPRVGGSLISHSTRELTGGASLLDLWIDSLLAPEGFDERIASLSYTADGETPTENATFFRVFFAEKGRIASVRVNSEELPLEPVVTHLLLKAGDTVDATAREVFLGQLLWRYPRGEAGRLFPELARASAHAIDIQYESQESGGPR